The genomic interval GCGCACCATGGCCTGCGCGGTGTGCTTGCGCACGCCCTTGACGGGTATGCGGGTCTGGGCCCGCTCGCCGGCTGTGGTGGCCGGCACTGTCGACGGCACCGCCGGCGCTGTCGTCGGCACCGTGATCTCGGATGCTGTCGTGCCCGCGTCAGGCGCACCGAGCCGATCTGCGTACTCATCGACGTCGGCGCGAGTGATGAGGCGGTCACCGACCTGTGCCGCCACCAGCACGAGGTCGACTCCCCTGCGCTTCGCGTGCGCTCGCACTGGAGGCGTGGACCGCGGGCGCTCGCCGAGTCGCGGCTCCGCTGCGGCAGGCGGCAGCGCGTCATGCGGTGCTGCTTCGATCACGGCGGCGTCTGCGGCTGCAGCGGATGCCGCGCTCGCGGCGCTTCGACGCGCGCGGCGCGCCGGCCGACCGCCGGATGACGGTGCGGCTCCGTAGCCGACCAGGTTCGGCTGAGCCTTCTCCTCAGCATCCGACGACTGCTCCGCACTTGCGGGAGTGGCGGAGTCCGGCTCGGCGCCGGCCACCTCGAATGCGATCAGCGGTGCACCGACCGCGATGGTCTCACCGGCGTCCGCGTGCAGAGAGGCGACAGTGCCCTCGTATGGCGACGGCAACTCGACAACGGCCTTGGCGGTCTCGACCTCGGCGAGCGTCTGATTCAGCGCGACGGTGTCGCCTGGCTGCACGAGCCACTGCACCACCTCGGCCTCGGTCAGGCCCTCACCCAGGTCCGGAAGTCGGAATTCTGCGATCAACGCTCTGCTCCCTTCGCGTCGGCTGCTCCGCTGAGGCTGTTCGGGCGATCCATCACCCGATCGACGGCGTCGAGGAGCCGGTCGAGATCCGGCAGGTGGAACTTCTCCAGCTTCGCCGGCGGGTACGGGATGTCGTGTCCGGTGACGCGCACCGGAGCCGCCTCGAGGTATTCGAAGCAGAACTCGGTGATGCTGGCGATGACCTCGGCGGCCACTCCGGCCTCACGGGATGCCTCGTGTGCGACGACGACACGTCCAGTGCGACGCACGGATGCGGAGACCGTCTCGTAGTCCACCGGGGACAGTGAGCGCAGGTCGATGACCTCGAGCGAGATGCCCTCGTCCTCGGCGGCCGCGGCGGCATCGAGCGCCGTGCGCACCATCGCGCCGTAGGTGATGATCGTGGCATCCGATCCCTGCCGCACGACGCGCGCCAAGCCCATCGGCGGGGCGTCGGCGAGCGGCGCCTCGAGGTCGACTTCGCCCTTGTGGTGGTAGAGCCGCTTCGGCTCGAAGAAGATCACCGGATCGTCGCTGGCGATGGCCTGCTGCAGGCAGCGGTAGGCGTCCTGCGGGTCGGAGACGGCGATCACACGCAGGCCGGCGGTGTGCACGAAATAGGCCTCGTTGGATTCGGAGTGGTGCTCGGCCGCGCCGATGCCGCCTGCCCAGGGCACCCGGATCGTGATGGGCATCTTCACGCGCCCCTGGGTGCGGTAGTGCAGCTTCGCGACCTGCGAGACGATCTGGTCGAACGCCGGGTAGATGAACCCGTCGAACTGGATCTCGACGACCGGCCGGTAGCCGCGGAAGGCGAGCCCGACGGCGGTGCCGACGATCCC from Microbacterium sp. H1-D42 carries:
- a CDS encoding alpha-ketoacid dehydrogenase subunit beta, with amino-acid sequence MVQMTMGKALNAGLRQAMRDDDKVVLMGEDIGALGGVFRITDGLQDEFGAKRVIDTPLAESGIVGTAVGLAFRGYRPVVEIQFDGFIYPAFDQIVSQVAKLHYRTQGRVKMPITIRVPWAGGIGAAEHHSESNEAYFVHTAGLRVIAVSDPQDAYRCLQQAIASDDPVIFFEPKRLYHHKGEVDLEAPLADAPPMGLARVVRQGSDATIITYGAMVRTALDAAAAAEDEGISLEVIDLRSLSPVDYETVSASVRRTGRVVVAHEASREAGVAAEVIASITEFCFEYLEAAPVRVTGHDIPYPPAKLEKFHLPDLDRLLDAVDRVMDRPNSLSGAADAKGAER
- a CDS encoding dihydrolipoamide acetyltransferase family protein, which codes for MIAEFRLPDLGEGLTEAEVVQWLVQPGDTVALNQTLAEVETAKAVVELPSPYEGTVASLHADAGETIAVGAPLIAFEVAGAEPDSATPASAEQSSDAEEKAQPNLVGYGAAPSSGGRPARRARRSAASAASAAAADAAVIEAAPHDALPPAAAEPRLGERPRSTPPVRAHAKRRGVDLVLVAAQVGDRLITRADVDEYADRLGAPDAGTTASEITVPTTAPAVPSTVPATTAGERAQTRIPVKGVRKHTAQAMVRSAFTAPHVTTFHTVDVTATMELIEQLKADRTLADHRIGPLVLVAKAVCLALGRNPSLNATWDEAAGEIIENHYVDLGIAAATDRGLIVPIIRDAERLSLTGMADALTQLTQTARSGKTSPAELAGGTFSITNIGVFGIDAGTPILPPGQSGILAVGAVRRQPWEYKGEIALRQMMTLSVSFDHRLVDGAEGSRFLKDVADLLEQPGRAMLF